The genome window AGCTGCTATTCCGGTTATATTAGCCTTAGCACCAGAAACATAAATACCGTCTTTAGTAACTTGAGTAACTCTTAGATAAGCGTGAGGTTGCTCATGGGGTCTTAACGTTCTTATACCCTTAACATCAGTCATTGCTCCAGCCAGTGCTATATCATTCTTTTGAACATATTTCAGATATTCCACAAATCTCTCATAGTACTCCTTTTTCCCTTTTTCCGCCATTAGCTTAGATGTGACGTATATTGTATTTAACGCGTCCCATCCTACGCATCTTTGGAAGCAAGCTCCAGTTTTGTGACTTATCTTTCTCAGAAGTTTAACCTTAGCTGCCAAATCCTCTGGAGATCTATGAATATGGGTAAATCTATTTACTTCTTCATTAATAAAGGAACTCCATGCTCTTGCTAGAGATTTACTATCCTCGTCATGAGCAGCATCATAAGTTGCTTTGAATGCTAGCACTGAAGGCTTCAAGAAAGGATGCTCAGTTACGTCTTTTACTTCCTTTCCCATAACGTAAATTTCAACCTTATTCCTATGTTTAATTGCATTAACGTACTCATCACCAGTTCTTAGAACCATATAATAAAATAGTAGGACTGGTTTATAAAGTTAGATATTTGCCAATAAATATAATAATAAAAACTTTATGACTAACATTTTTAAAATTCTAACCAACATACTTAAAAAGGTAGAATACACTATATTTTAGTGGATGAGGAACTTTATACTTTAATTGAATTCTTAAAGAAACCCTCCATATCCGCAACTGGAGAAGGAATAGAGGAAACGGCAAACTATCTCAAAGAAACCATAGAGAAATTATTAGGCGTAAAAGCGAATATTGAGAGGACTAAAGGTCATCCGGTAGTATATGCTGAAATTAACGTTAATGCCAAAAAAACACTACTAGTTTACAACCATTATGATGTCCAACCAGTGGATCCAATAAGTGAGTGGAAAAGAGCGCCTTTTTCAGCGACAATTGAAAATGGCAGAATTTACGCTAGAGGAGCCTCTGACAATAAAGGAACATTAATGGCGAGGCTATTTGCTATTAAACACTTATTAGATAAGAACGAATTAAACGTTAACGTGAAATTACTTTATGAGGGAGAAGAAGAAATCGGCAGTGTAAATTTAGAAGAGTATATCGAAAAGAATACAAATAAACTAAAGGCAGATTCAGTAATAATGGAGGGTGCTGGCTTAGACCCTAAAGGAAGGCCACAAATAGTGCTAGGAGTAAAAGGGTTATTATATGTTGAACTAATTCTTGATTATGGAACTAAAGATTTACACTCTTCAAATGCACCAATAGTTAGAAATCCGTGCGTTGATCTATCCAGGATAATATCTACGTTAGTGGATATGGAAGGAAGAGTATTAATTGAAGGGTTTTATGATGACGTGAGAGAGTTAACTGAAGAAGAAAGAGAGTTAATAAGGAAGTACGATATAGATGTAGAGGAGCTAAGAAATGCGTTAGGGTTTAAAGAATTAAGGTATTCTGATAGAAATAAGATTGCCGAGGCATTACTAACTTACCCAACTTGTAATGTGGATGGATTCGAGTGCGGATATACTGGGAAGGGTAGTAAAACGATTGTACCGCATAGAGCCTTTGCGAAATTAGATTTTAGGCTAGTCCCTAACCAAGATCCTTACAAAATTTTCGAGTTGTTAAAGAAACACCTACAAAAGGTTGGCTTTAATGGAGAAATAATTACTCACGGCTTCGAATATCCTGTTAGGACGTCAGTTAATTCTCCAGTAGTCAAGGCAATGATTGAATCCGCTAAAAGAGTATATGGAACTGAACCACAAGTTATTCCTAACTCTGCTGGGACGCAACCCATGGGGCTATTTGTTTATAAGTTGGGGATAAAAGATGCAGTTAGCGCAATAGGTGCTGGGGGGTATTACTCAAATGCGCATGCGTCTAATGAAAATATTAAGATAGATGACTACTATAAAGCTATAAAACATACCGAGGAATTTCTAAGATTATATTCTACACTATAATGTATAATCTTAATAAATAAGAAAGAAAAATATTCTATGTGGATCTCCCCGGTTATAACTACATCGTTGTGTATAAGGATATTCATTTTGGGAGACCATTTATAGCTGGAACTTTAATCAGGCCAGAAAATGTACTCTACGAACTTGCAAAAGATAAAACATTTGATGAGGTTTCAAAGGCGTTTTACAATCAAATAAACTTCAAACAAATTCAAGAGTGTATAAAATATGCTATTGACGTAATGAAAATTTTGAAATACTATAACAAAATAAAGCCTAAAGTTCCAAAAAGATTAAAGAAAAAATTGGGACCTACTAGCTATAATTTCATAGACAAGGGAGATGGTGATAATAAATATAATCCTATAATAAAAAATTCCAATGTGAAAGTGATAGATGTTCTAACTAAACTATATGAGGGGAAGGAAATTTCGCAAGTGACTGAAGA of Sulfolobus sp. E5-1-F contains these proteins:
- a CDS encoding M20/M25/M40 family metallo-hydrolase encodes the protein MDEELYTLIEFLKKPSISATGEGIEETANYLKETIEKLLGVKANIERTKGHPVVYAEINVNAKKTLLVYNHYDVQPVDPISEWKRAPFSATIENGRIYARGASDNKGTLMARLFAIKHLLDKNELNVNVKLLYEGEEEIGSVNLEEYIEKNTNKLKADSVIMEGAGLDPKGRPQIVLGVKGLLYVELILDYGTKDLHSSNAPIVRNPCVDLSRIISTLVDMEGRVLIEGFYDDVRELTEEERELIRKYDIDVEELRNALGFKELRYSDRNKIAEALLTYPTCNVDGFECGYTGKGSKTIVPHRAFAKLDFRLVPNQDPYKIFELLKKHLQKVGFNGEIITHGFEYPVRTSVNSPVVKAMIESAKRVYGTEPQVIPNSAGTQPMGLFVYKLGIKDAVSAIGAGGYYSNAHASNENIKIDDYYKAIKHTEEFLRLYSTL
- a CDS encoding DUF433 domain-containing protein, which translates into the protein MDLPGYNYIVVYKDIHFGRPFIAGTLIRPENVLYELAKDKTFDEVSKAFYNQINFKQIQECIKYAIDVMKILKYYNKIKPKVPKRLKKKLGPTSYNFIDKGDGDNKYNPIIKNSNVKVIDVLTKLYEGKEISQVTEELSIPREAVIEAILYSASLIDDFHLSLSQFKEPASVVIESFNYIRKKR